CGCCCCCAGATTTCGCACCAGGGCAAAGTCCGGGCAAAGTCGCAGGATGTTCTTGAGGTAATGGCTTTCGCCCGGCTTGTGGATGCGAAGCGTCGCCATGCCCGCCTTGAATCCGAGTTCGCGGATTTGTTCCAGCGGGGTGTCGTATTTGACGCCCCAGTCGAAATCCATAATGACGTTTTCGATGGCGAGGCCTTCGAGGGCGGCGATTTGGTCCGGATTGCGGACCAGAACGCTGATAATCGGGCGTGCGGATGCAAATGTCGTGCCACTGGTTGGTGCGGCGGCAGACTTGAACTTGACGCGGGTCTCGTTCAAGAAGGTTCTGCCGGCCTCAGCGCTCGGATTCAAAACCTTCCATTCGGTGCGTTTTTTGTCGAGTTTTTCGATGGCTGCCTGACGGAGCGTGCGGAGAATCTTTCCGGGAATGAACGCACCGCGGTCTACTTGAATGTCGAGGTGCTTTAGCTGGTAGGCGGTCGAACTTAAGGCCGAAAGTTCCTTTTGGGCGAGTTCGCGAAGAGCCTTGTCGGCATCGTTACCCTTGTTTCGGGCTTCTTCGAGGGTAAAATCTGCCTCGACTTCAACGGTGTTTCTCGGCGTGTCGTAAACGGAGAGCTTGAGCGGTCCGCCGATTTTACCTGAAAGTGTCATGTGGATCGGCAAGCGCACAAGTTGTTCGCGGTCCGTAAAAGTCTTGCGCAGCTCGCGTTCAAGTGCGGGCGAGTCGTTGCGGTAAACTTGCATGCCCACCGCAATCTGGCGGGTGTCGAATTCTCGCCCGAATTCAAGCTTCAAGAGCTTGGGATCGCCGCGCTTTGCGTGCGGTAAATGGGTGACTTGCGCGGCGTACAGGCGGCTGCCAATGCTTACGCCGAGGGCTGCATTTTCAAACAGAATGCCATCGCCCGGTTGCGGGTAGGTGGCGTTTTCGCCGGCATCGGAGATAGCGCTGTCGAGACCGATAATCACCTGGCCGCGGTCAATTTTCACGACTTGCCCGAGGAACATGCCGTGGTGATTGCTGAACGTGCCGTTCACCAGTTTCTGGTGATTGTCTCCGTCGAGCCAACCGGTGTTGAGGCCGCGGCTGAACAGTACTTCCAAGGGTTCCAAGTCCTTGGTGTCCAGCGGAATCTGGTTCAGTGCCTTGCGGTAGGCGCGGGATACGGCGGCAACGTATTCGGGGCTCTTGAGACGGCCTTCGACTTTGAGCGAATTTACGCCGATTTCTTCGAGTTCGGGGAGCTTTGGGAGGGCGCAAAGGTCGCGGGTGCTAAAGAGGTATTGGGCGTCGGTGTCGCGGAATTCCTTGCCGTCCACAAAAATGCGGTAGGGAAGTCGGCAGCTTTGGGCGCACTGGCCGCGGTTGGCGCTACGACCGCCAAAGTTTTCGCTGGTCAGGCACTGGCCCGAGTAGCTCACGCAAAGCGCCCCGTGAATGAAAACTTCGAGTTCCAGGTCGGTGGCTGCCTTAATGGCGGCAATTTCCTTGACCGAAAGTTCGCGGGCGAGTACGGCGCGGTTGAATCCGATGGATTTTACCAGGTTCACGCCCTCAGCGCTTGCAAGTGTCATTTGTGTGCTGGCGTGGATTTCCTGGTTCGGGCAGATTGCGCGAATCAGGCGGGCAAGGCCGATATCCTGAATAATAAAGGCGTCGGGTTCAAGCGAAATGATTTTTTCGAGGAATTCAGGCAATTCTTGCAGTTCGCGCTCAAAAACGAGCACGTTCATGGCCAAGAAGGTGCGCACCCCGTGAATGCGGGCGTAGCGGATCATGTCGCGGACATCGTCAAAGGAAAAGTCTTCGGTGCGGCCTCGGGCGTTCCAGTGGGGAACCCCGAAATATACGGCGTCGGCCCCGTTGTTCACGGCGGCTTCGAGCATTTCGCGCGTGCCTACGGGCAGCAAGAGTTCCGGCGATGTCTGTGCGCTTGAATTCATGTGGCGA
This genomic stretch from uncultured Fibrobacter sp. harbors:
- a CDS encoding U32 family peptidase codes for the protein MNSSAQTSPELLLPVGTREMLEAAVNNGADAVYFGVPHWNARGRTEDFSFDDVRDMIRYARIHGVRTFLAMNVLVFERELQELPEFLEKIISLEPDAFIIQDIGLARLIRAICPNQEIHASTQMTLASAEGVNLVKSIGFNRAVLARELSVKEIAAIKAATDLELEVFIHGALCVSYSGQCLTSENFGGRSANRGQCAQSCRLPYRIFVDGKEFRDTDAQYLFSTRDLCALPKLPELEEIGVNSLKVEGRLKSPEYVAAVSRAYRKALNQIPLDTKDLEPLEVLFSRGLNTGWLDGDNHQKLVNGTFSNHHGMFLGQVVKIDRGQVIIGLDSAISDAGENATYPQPGDGILFENAALGVSIGSRLYAAQVTHLPHAKRGDPKLLKLEFGREFDTRQIAVGMQVYRNDSPALERELRKTFTDREQLVRLPIHMTLSGKIGGPLKLSVYDTPRNTVEVEADFTLEEARNKGNDADKALRELAQKELSALSSTAYQLKHLDIQVDRGAFIPGKILRTLRQAAIEKLDKKRTEWKVLNPSAEAGRTFLNETRVKFKSAAAPTSGTTFASARPIISVLVRNPDQIAALEGLAIENVIMDFDWGVKYDTPLEQIRELGFKAGMATLRIHKPGESHYLKNILRLCPDFALVRNLGALSILKESGIPLTGDYSLNAANSASYDWLLSQGLSTLHPSWDLNSTQLFDLLENIDGQRLELTLHQYMPAFHSEYCAFARALTTGRRFPECDKICTKHKVEILDHKGERHFLQSDAECRNTLFVGKPQSALKLLPRLRTAGVNHFRLEMLTEDAETVRRKVLIYTQAIQGKISIEDAIREAGIQEKYGLSEGQLFNESTWQDRKK